The uncultured Trichococcus sp. DNA segment GTAATGAGAAACCCAGTGCTGATTTATTTCCTCGTGGCGAATGCCGTGCTCTTCATCTTGATGGGCATCGACAAAAAGAAAGCTCGGCAAAAGGCTTGGCGCATACCGGAGCGCAATCTGCTTCTGCTGGGCCTTTTCGGCGGTGGCCTGGGCGGACTGTTAGGGATGCATCACTTCCGCCATAAAACCAAACACCTGACTTTCAAGGTAGTCTTCGCTTTGGGCACGCTCTTGATCGGGATAACAACTTATTTCGTATTTATATGAGAACAAAAACTGCCGCTATTTCCCATTCGGGAGATAGCGGCAGTTTTTTGCGTATATGACAATGTAAACGAAAGCGCGCATCACCGTTGGTGTGTTACACATTTGCAAGATGTTTCATGCATCCAAAATGATGGCTAGCGGAATAAGCCTGCCTCTCGGAAATTAGATAAATCTGACCCATTGCGCTCTGCGATGCTCATTCAGGGCCAGATTTCCTAAATTTCTTTCGAGGCAGAGCGGGCTTATTCCGCTTTTCTTATTTGTTTTTCATCAGGAATTGGAAGGATACGGCTTCGGGGCCGGCGTGGGTCATGACGCTGGCGCTGGCATAGGAAGTGTGCATCTGGGCATTGGGGAAGGCGCTTTTCAGCATGCCGATGATTTGGTTCGAATATTCCGACAAACCGTCATGCGTGATGCCGATCGCTTCAACATCCGAGTATTTTTGTTTCAGATCTTCGATGATCTCTTCGTAGCGTTTTACGATTGCTTTTGTGCCGCGGCCTTTCATGTCGGTAGTCAACGCGCCGTCGATCATTTTCAGGTTCGCTTTGATGTTCAGCAGCGTCGTGATGCGGCCCATCGTTTTTCCGATGCGTCCGCCCTTGACCATGTTTTCCAGGTTGACGATGCAGATGTAAAGCAGGGTGCGTTCCTTAACGGCAGTGACCCGAGGCAATGCTGCTGCCGCAGTCAATCCTTCTGCGGCACATTTTGCGGCTTCCAACACTTGGAAGCCGGTAGCCCTTGCGCAAAACTTTGAATCGATGACTGTCACTTTGCCGTGGGTGAGCTTAGCCGCCTGGTGAGCAGAATTCACGGTTCCGCTCAATGTTTCGGTGACGTGGATGGACAGAACTTCACTGCCGTCTGCCGTCAGTTCATTGTATTTATCCAAGAAAGTGCCCATGGCTGGTTGGGATGATTTTGGCAATTCCTTGCTGTCCATCATTTTTTCGAGGAATTCAGGCTTGGTTATGGTGATGCCGTCGTAATACAGCACGTTGTCGATCATGGATGAAAGCGGGATTACGGTGATTCCATATCTGTCAATTTCTTCTGCGGACAATTCCGTTGTGGAATCGGTCACAATTTTGAAGTTTGGCATGTTGATTCTCCTTAAGTACAGTCGTATTTCCTTAAGCATAGCAGATTTTGCAGAAAAAGTAACGCAGTTCTCATTGTGATTTGTAAGCATATTCTTCTAATCTTGATGTTTTTTCATGTAGAATAGATTATGCTATAATAGGTTAGTTGTAGAAGAAAGTAGGTTGCAGACAATGGACGGAATATTACCTTTATGGAAAGAACGCGGCATGACTAGTCACGACTGCGTATTCAAACTGAGAAAAATACTGAAAACTAAAAAAGTCGGGCACACCGGCACTTTGGACCCGGAAGTTGATGGCGTTTTGCCGATCTGCATCGGGAAAGCCACAAAAGTCGTCGAGTTTTTGACGGACACGGATAAAGCTTACGAAGGGGAAATCACTGTCGGGATCGCCACAACGACTGAGGACAGCCAAGG contains these protein-coding regions:
- a CDS encoding DUF1294 domain-containing protein; the encoded protein is MRNPVLIYFLVANAVLFILMGIDKKKARQKAWRIPERNLLLLGLFGGGLGGLLGMHHFRHKTKHLTFKVVFALGTLLIGITTYFVFI
- a CDS encoding DegV family protein — encoded protein: MPNFKIVTDSTTELSAEEIDRYGITVIPLSSMIDNVLYYDGITITKPEFLEKMMDSKELPKSSQPAMGTFLDKYNELTADGSEVLSIHVTETLSGTVNSAHQAAKLTHGKVTVIDSKFCARATGFQVLEAAKCAAEGLTAAAALPRVTAVKERTLLYICIVNLENMVKGGRIGKTMGRITTLLNIKANLKMIDGALTTDMKGRGTKAIVKRYEEIIEDLKQKYSDVEAIGITHDGLSEYSNQIIGMLKSAFPNAQMHTSYASASVMTHAGPEAVSFQFLMKNK